GCGGGGCTTGCCGCCGTCGGCGGGACGGTAGCGGGTGTTCATGCGGCGGGCCTGGAAGTCGACGCAGTTGCTGCACGAGCTGATCTCGCGGTAGCAGTTCTGGCTGGGCAGCCAGACTTCCACGTCGTAGGTCTTGGCGGAACCGAAGCCCATGTCGCCGGTGCAGAGCACGATGACGCGATAGGGCAGGCCGAGCCCCTGCAGAACGTCTTCGGCGTTGGCGGTGAGCTTTTCGAGTTCGTCCCAGCTGCTCTCGGGCGTGCAGATCTTCACCATCTCGACCTTGTCGAACTGATGCAGGCGCATGATGCCGCGCACGTCGCGCCCGTAGCTGCCGGATTCGCGGCGGAAGCAGGGCGTGTAGGCCGTGTAATATTTGGGCAGTTCGCTTTCGCCGAGCATCTCGCCGTGATGCATGTTGGTCAGCGGCACTTCGGCGGTGGGGATCATCCACAGATCGTCCTTGTCCACCTTGTAGAGATCCTCGGCGAACTTGGGCAGCTGCCCGGTGCCGAGCATCGACTCGGAGTTGACCATGACGGGGACGTTGAACTCGGTATAGCCGTGCTTCATGACGTGCAGGTCGAGCATGTAGTTCATGATGGCGCGCTCGAGGCGCGCTCCCAGTCCCTTGAAGACGGTGAAGCGGCTCTGGGCCATGCGGGGTCCACGCTCGAAATCGAGCAGTCCGCAGGCTTCAGCCACGTCCCAATGCGCTTTGGGCTCGAAATCGAACTGACGCGGCGTGCCCCAGCGGCGCACTTCCACGTTTTCGGTCTCGTCCTTGCCGACGGGCACGGAGGCGTCGGGACGGTTGGGGATCTGCAACATGAGCTGGCGGAGTTCTTCGTCAATCTCAGCCACGCGGGCGTCGTCGGCCTTGACCTGCTCGCCCAGTTTTTTCATCTCTTCCATGACGGCGGCAGCGTCGCCGCCGGCCGCCTTGATCCTGCCGACTTCCTTGGAGCCGGCGTTGCGCCGGGCCTTGACTTCTTCGACGGACGCCAGCAGTTTCTTGCGTTCGTCGTCGAGCGCCAGTACTTTGTCGACGTCGAAGTCGTTGTTTCTCGCTTTCAGATAGGCCTTGACGGCCTCGGTCTCTTCTCGAATCGTACGGATGTCAAGCATGACGGGGGTAC
This sequence is a window from Pyramidobacter sp. YE332. Protein-coding genes within it:
- the serS gene encoding serine--tRNA ligase codes for the protein MLDIRTIREETEAVKAYLKARNNDFDVDKVLALDDERKKLLASVEEVKARRNAGSKEVGRIKAAGGDAAAVMEEMKKLGEQVKADDARVAEIDEELRQLMLQIPNRPDASVPVGKDETENVEVRRWGTPRQFDFEPKAHWDVAEACGLLDFERGPRMAQSRFTVFKGLGARLERAIMNYMLDLHVMKHGYTEFNVPVMVNSESMLGTGQLPKFAEDLYKVDKDDLWMIPTAEVPLTNMHHGEMLGESELPKYYTAYTPCFRRESGSYGRDVRGIMRLHQFDKVEMVKICTPESSWDELEKLTANAEDVLQGLGLPYRVIVLCTGDMGFGSAKTYDVEVWLPSQNCYREISSCSNCVDFQARRMNTRYRPADGGKPRYVHTLNGSGLAIGRTLIAVLENCQNADGSIDLPDALVPYMGGVKHIDPLGKK